The following proteins come from a genomic window of Lolium rigidum isolate FL_2022 chromosome 5, APGP_CSIRO_Lrig_0.1, whole genome shotgun sequence:
- the LOC124655287 gene encoding endonuclease 1 has protein sequence MASSASLLAAVLGLVLASAPVARSWSTEGHMLTCQIAQGLLEPAAAHAVKNLLPEEAGGDLSALCVWPDQVRHWYKYQWTSPLHFIDTPDKACNFVYSRDCHDPSGAKDMCVAGAISNFTSQLMHYKHGSADRKYNLTEALLFLSHFMGDVHQPMHVGFTSDQGGNAVNLRWFKHKSNLHHVWDREIILTTLAENYAKDMGAFRKDLEHNITKGTWSDDASSWRDCTDLSSCPTKYATESIDLACKWGYNSVHDGDTLSDDYFSSRLPIVTRRIAQGGVRLAMFLNRVFGEHKRDVAAPLHLAVDDEL, from the exons ATGGCCTCCAGCGCGTCCCTGCTAGCGGCGGTGCTTGGTCTGGTCCTCGCGTCGGCGCCGGTGGCGCGGTCCTGGAGCACGGAGGGGCACATGCTCACATGCCAGATCGCACAG GGTCTGCTCGAGCCTGCTGCCGCACACGCCGTGAAGAACCTACTCCCGGAGGAGGCGGGCGGTGACCTGTCCGCACTCTGCGTGTGGCCCGACCAGGTCAGGCATTGGTACAAGTACCAGTGGACCAGCCCGCTGCACTTCATCGACACCCCTGACAAGGCCTGCAACTTCGTCTACTCGA GGGATTGCCATGACCCCAGTGGCGCCAAGGACATGTGCGTTGCCGGTGCCATCTCCAACTTCACGTCGCAGCTCATGCACTACAAGCACGGCAGTGCTGACCGCAAGT ATAACCTGACTGAAGCACTGTTATTCTTGTCACATTTCATGGGAGATGTTCATCAG CCCATGCATGTGGGGTTCACAAGCGACCAAGGGGGCAATGCAGTTAACCTACGCTGGTTCAAGCACAAATCCAACCTCCATCAT GTATGGGACAGGGAGATAATACTCACAACACTCGCCGAAAACTACGCCAAGGACATGGGCGCATTCCGAAAGGACCTCGAGCACAACATCACCAAA GGTACATGGTCTGACGACGCATCTTCGTGGAGAGATTGCACCGACCTCTCGTCTTGCCCAACCAA GTATGCCACTGAGAGCATAGACTTGGCTTGCAAATGGGGATACAATAGTGTCCACGACGGGGATACACTGTCTG ATGATTACTTCAGTTCGAGGCTCCCAATCGTGACGCGGCGGATCGCGCAGGGGGGAGTGAGGCTGGCCATGTTCCTGAACCGTGTCTTCGGGGAGCACAAGCGCGACGTGGCTGCGCCGCTGCACTTGGCCGTTGATGATGAGCTCTAG
- the LOC124656247 gene encoding uncharacterized protein YnbB-like, with translation MGGLLSPAAMSTATATTLTSSPFARPRGRRTVRPHAAASEAFHPEVSRAVESLQAEFREVDRALAVNSSRVSAAFRAARVAPHHFGGSTGYGHDDAGGREALDSVFAHVVGAEAAIVRPQFFSGTHAIACALFALLRPGHELLAVAGPPYDTLEEVIGIRGSANVGSLKDFGVTYREVPLAEDGGLDWDALADAIRPETGCALIQRSCGYSWRKSLSVSDIRRAIELIKMQNPNCKVMVDNCYGEFVETSEPPMVGADLIAGSLIKNPGGTIAPCGGYVAGKKDLVAAAAARLSAPGLGVEFGSAPGHVMRALFQGLFLAPQMVGEAVKGGLLIAEVMSANGYRVQPLPRVPRHDIVQAVELGNRERLIAFCEVVQQTCPVGSFIKPTAGETPGYASEVIFADGTFMDGSTSELSCDGPLRDPYAVFCQGGTHWTQWALVLGEVLKVI, from the exons ATGGGTGGGTTGCTGTCGCCGGCGGCGATGTCGACGGCTACAGCCACCACCCTGACCTCCTCCCCCTTCGCGCGGCCTCGCGGGAGGAGAACGGTGCGGCCGCACGCCGCAGCGTCAGAGGCGTTCCACCCGGAGGTGTCCCGCGCGGTGGAGTCACTGCAGGCGGAGTTCCGGGAGGTGGACCGCGCCCTCGCCGTCAACTCCTCCCGCGTCTCCGCCGCATTCCGCGCCGCCCGCGTCGCGCCCCAC CACTTTGGTGGGTCGACGGGGTACGGCCACGACGACGCCGGCGGCCGGGAGGCGCTCGACTCCGTCTTCGCCCACGTCGTCGGCGCCGAGGCCGCCATCGTGCGTCCCCAG TTCTTCTCCGGCACGCACGCCATCGCCTGTGCTCTGTTCGCGCTCTTGCGTCCTGGACACGAG CTCTTGGCGGTCGCCGGGCCTCCCTACGACACCTTGGAGGAGGTCATTGGGATCAGAGGGTCGGCCAACGTAGGGTCGCTCAAGGACTTCGGAGTGACCTACCGAGAAGTTCCA CTCGCAGAAGATGGTGGCCTTGACTGGGACGCGCTTGCGGATGCCATCAGACCGGAGACGGGATGCGCACTCATACAGAGGTCTTGCGGTTATTCGTGGCGTAAAAGCCTGAGCGTATCTGATATCCGTAGAGCCATAGAGTTGATCAAG ATGCAAAATCCAAACTGCAAGGTCATGGTGGACAACTGCTATGGTGAATTCGTTGAGACATCAGAACCTCCAATGGTG GGAGCAGATTTGATCGCCGGTAGCCTGATAAAGAACCCTGGAGGTACTATCGCGCCTTGTGGCGGTTATGTAGCTGGGAAGAAAGATTTGGTTGCAGCAGCTGCGGCTCGCCTATCCGCGCCTGGCCTTGGGGTGGAGTTCGGCTCGGCACCTGGCCATGTTATGCGAGCGCTGTTTCAGGGCTTGTTTCTTGCTCCACAAATGGTTGGAGAGGCAGTAAAA GGTGGTTTGCTGATTGCAGAGGTCATGTCAGCCAATGGCTATAGAGTTCAACCACTTCCGAGGGTTCCGCGGCATGATATTGTCCAG GCAGTAGAGCTTGGCAACAGGGAGAGACTCATAGCGTTTTGTGAAGTTGTTCAACAAACTTGCCCAGTAGGATCGTTTATTAAGCCAACTGCTGGGGAAACTCCTGGTTATGCTTCGGAG GTCATTTTTGCGGACGGGACATTCATGGATGGAAGCACAAGTGAGCTGTCGTGTGATGGGCCCTTAAGAGACCCATACGCTGTGTTCTGTCAG GGAGGAACACATTGGACACAGTGGGCTCTTGTCCTGGGTGAAGTTCTGAAGGTCATATAG